Proteins encoded within one genomic window of Fragaria vesca subsp. vesca linkage group LG1, FraVesHawaii_1.0, whole genome shotgun sequence:
- the LOC101293919 gene encoding transmembrane 9 superfamily member 4-like — translation MELSHRFSIWAFTILLVFQSVYGFYLPGSYPHKYAVGDELFVKVNSLTSIDTEIPFSYYSLPFCEPPNGIKDSAENLGELLMGDRIENSPYKFKMHTNESEIFMCKSGPLNADQFKLLKKRIDEMYQVNLILDNLPAIRYTQKEGFLLRWTGYPVGIKVKDVYYVFNHLKFKVLVHKYEEPNVARVMGTGDGAEVIPTVAKTDSDVPGWIIVGFEVIPCSFMHNADTVKNLKIYDKYPTAIKCDPTTVAMAVDEKKPIVFSYEVEFEESDIKWPSRWDAYLKMEGSKVHWFSILNSLMVITFLAGIVLVIFLRTVRRDLTRYEELDKEAQAQMNEELSGWKLVVGDVFRAPDHPALLCIMVGDGVQILGMAVVTILFAALGFMSPASRGTLITGMLFFYMILGIAAGYVAVRLWRTIGCGDKTGWVSVSWKVSCFFPGIAFLILTTLNFLLWGSHSTGAIPFSLFVVLILLWFCISVPLTLIGGYLGAKAPHIEFPVRTNQIPREIPAQKYPSWLLVLGAGTLPFGTLFIELFFIMSSIWMGRVYYVFGFLFIVLILLVVVCAEVSLVLTYMHLCVEDWKWWWKSFFASGSVAIYIFLYSVNYLVFDLKSLSGPVSATLYLGYSLFMVIAIMLATGTVGFLSSFWFVHYLFSSVKLD, via the coding sequence ATGGAGCTTTCTCATAGATTTAGTATCTGGGCTTTCACCATTTTGTTGGTATTTCAATCTGTGTATGGATTTTATCTTCCGGGTAGTTATCCTCACAAGTATGCTGTAGGGGATGAGTTGTTTGTGAAGGTGAATTCTTTGACTTCCATTGATACCGAAATTCCGTTTAGCTATTACAGTTTGCCATTTTGTGAGCCCCCAAATGGTATTAAAGACAGTGCTGAGAATCTCGGTGAGCTCCTCATGGGGGATCGCATTGAGAATTCTCCGTATAAGTTTAAGATGCACACCAATGAGTCGGAGATCTTTATGTGCAAGTCCGGTCCGCTGAATGCAGATCAGTTCAAGCTCTTGAAGAAGAGGATCGATGAGATGTATCAGGTCAATTTGATTTTGGACAATTTGCCTGCGATCCGGTACACTCAGAAGGAGGGTTTTCTGTTGAGGTGGACAGGGTATCCGGTTGGGATCAAGGTTAAGGATGTGTACTATGTGTTTAACCATTTGAAGTTTAAGGTGCTTGTGCACAAGTATGAGGAGCCCAATGTGGCTCGTGTGATGGGTACTGGTGATGGGGCGGAGGTGATCCCAACGGTTGCAAAGACGGATTCAGATGTGCCCGGGTGGATCATTGTAGGGTTTGAGGTGATACCTTGCAGTTTCATGCATAATGCGGATACTGTGAAGAATTTGAAAATTTATGACAAGTACCCTACTGCTATTAAATGTGATCCAACGACTGTGGCAATGGCTGTCGATGAAAAGAAGCCAATTGTCTTTTCGTATGAGGTTGAATTTGAGGAGAGTGACATCAAGTGGCCCTCGAGGTGGGATGCTTATTTGAAGATGGAGGGATCTAAGGTCCATTGGTTCTCCATTCTGAATTCTCTGATGGTTATTACTTTCCTTGCTGGTATTGTCCTTGTGATCTTTTTGAGGACTGTTAGGCGGGACCTGACACGGTATGAAGAGCTAGACAAGGAGGCTCAAGCACAGATGAATGAGGAGTTGTCTGGCTGGAAGCTTGTTGTTGGGGATGTTTTCCGTGCTCCAGACCATCCTGCCCTGCTGTGCATAATGGTTGGTGATGGGGTTCAGATCCTCGGGATGGCAGTGGTTACCATATTGTTTGCCGCACTTGGGTTCATGTCCCCTGCTTCCCGCGGGACACTTATTACAGGTATGCTGTTTTTCTACATGATCCTTGGTATTGCTGCTGGTTATGTTGCTGTTCGTCTTTGGAGGACAATTGGCTGTGGAGATAAAACAGGATGGGTTTCAGTCTCATGGAAGGTTTCTTGTTTCTTCCCTGGAATCGCCTTTTTGATTCTGACGACCCTGAATTTCCTATTGTGGGGTAGTCACAGCACAGGAGCCATTCCATTTTCTCTGTTTGTTGTTCTCATCTTGCTCTGGTTCTGCATTTCTGTCCCCCTTACTTTAATTGGTGGATACCTCGGGGCCAAGGCACCTCACATTGAGTTCCCTGTTCGTACCAACCAAATCCCCAGGGAAATCCCTGCACAGAAATACCCATCCTGGCTGTTGGTTCTTGGAGCTGGTACCCTCCCCTTTGGCACCTTATTCATTGAGCTCTTCTTCATCATGTCTAGCATTTGGATGGGCCGTGTCTATTATGTGTTCGGGTTCCTCTTCATCGTATTGATCCTTCTGGTTGTGGTTTGTGCTGAGGTGTCTCTAGTTCTGACCTACATGCACCTCTGTGTGGAGGATTGGAAATGGTGGTGGAAGTCCTTCTTTGCCTCTGGTTCTGTTGCCATATACATTTTCTTGTACTCCGTAAATTACCTAGTATTTGATCTCAAGAGCTTAAGTGGGCCTGTCTCTGCCACTCTCTACCTGGGATATTCCCTCTTCATGGTCATCGCAATCATGCTTGCCACAGGTACAGTTGGGTTCCTTTCTTCATTCTGGTTCGTGCATTACCTCTTCTCCTCAGTAAAGCTGGACTGA